Proteins encoded within one genomic window of Heptranchias perlo isolate sHepPer1 chromosome 35, sHepPer1.hap1, whole genome shotgun sequence:
- the LOC137302361 gene encoding ferritin heavy chain B-like isoform X1, with amino-acid sequence MHSSPCGAHRSRKASSVPADSACSISRTTRARSILWKRGRQSERPPPRAASNLHLWMATLDRPTRTSTDLPAPLLTGRPKIRSMGLNCSQNLEQPLQIIKQSYYFDRDDVALRHFAEFFKEQSHEEREHAEKLLKFQNRRGGRIILEDIKKPEQDEWSNGLEVMQRALQMEKNVNQSLLDLHKLSTERTDPHLCDFLESHYLDEQVKMIKKLGDHITNLKRLGAPENGMGVYLFDKHSLH; translated from the exons atgcactccagcccctgcggtgcccaccggtcgcggaaagcctcaagcgtaccggcagactccgcgtgctccatctccaggaccacccgggcgcggagcattctgtggaagagaggcagacagtccgagcgaccgcccccacgggccgcgaGCAACCTgcacctgtggatggccaccttggacaggcccacgaggacgtccaccgacctgcccgctcccctcctaaccgggcggccaaagatcaggagcatgggaCTGAATTGTAGCCAGAACttggagcagcccctccaaataatcaaacag TCttattactttgaccgggatgatgttgccctgcgtcactttgctgagttcttcaaggagcagtcacatgaggaacgggagcacgctgagaaactgctgaaattccagaatcgGCGTGGGGGCCGAATCATCTTGGAGGACATCAAG aagccagagcaggatgagtggagcaatggtctggaggtgatgcagagagctctgcagatggagaagaatgtgaaccagagtctgctggatctgcacaaactgtccactgagaggacagaccctcat ttgtgtgacttcctggagagccactacttggatgaacaagtgaagatgatcaagaagcttggagatcacatcaccaacctgaagagactgggagcccctgagaatggcatgggagtgtacctgtttgacaagcacaGCCTGCATTGA
- the LOC137302362 gene encoding zona pellucida sperm-binding protein 3-like: MAGDFLVYTTHLNHTRNACGSVIVRTNGAVIPIECHYFRKGNVSSDPIKPTWIPFSSTKSGEGLLSFSLRLMNDDWLTERTSTVYYLGDLIHIEVSVSMTNHMPLKLYIDSCAATLSPDKDSTPRYNIIDYHGCLLDSKAEDSFSTFVLPRGERELDKLQFDLDAFRFFGDDRSLIFITCHLKVAAVDRRDSMNKACTFQNM; this comes from the exons atggctggagatttcctggtctaTACCACCCACCTGAACCATACCCGAAATGCTTGTGGATCTGTTattgtgagaactaatggagcagtcattcccattgagtgccactattttag gaagggcaatgtgagcagtgaccctatcaagcccacctggatcccattcagctcgaccaagtctggagaagggcttctgtcattctcgctgcgtcttatgaacg atgactggcttacagagcgtacctcgactgtctactacctgggggacctcattcacattgaggtctctgtttcaatgaccaaccacatgcccttgaagctctacattgacagctgtgcagctacattgagcccagacaaggattccaccccaagatacaacatcattgactaccatgg ttgcctcctggacagcaaagctgaggactccttttcaacctttgtgttgccaagaggtgaacgtgagctggacaaactccagtttgacctggatgcgttccgcttctttggagatgaccgttccttg attttcatcacctgtcacctgaaagttgctgcagtggatcggagagattccatgaacaaagcttgtactttccagaatatgtaa
- the LOC137302361 gene encoding ferritin heavy chain B-like isoform X3, whose translation MTCAPVVIWATAVSRANSDLIPEEGGIFYLDLSYYFDRDDVALRHFAEFFKEQSHEEREHAEKLLKFQNRRGGRIILEDIKKPEQDEWSNGLEVMQRALQMEKNVNQSLLDLHKLSTERTDPHLCDFLESHYLDEQVKMIKKLGDHITNLKRLGAPENGMGVYLFDKHSLH comes from the exons ATGACGTGTGCGCCTGTTGTCATCTGGGCAACTGCAGTGTCACGAGCGAATTCCGacttgattccagaggaaggagggatcttttatctggacctg TCttattactttgaccgggatgatgttgccctgcgtcactttgctgagttcttcaaggagcagtcacatgaggaacgggagcacgctgagaaactgctgaaattccagaatcgGCGTGGGGGCCGAATCATCTTGGAGGACATCAAG aagccagagcaggatgagtggagcaatggtctggaggtgatgcagagagctctgcagatggagaagaatgtgaaccagagtctgctggatctgcacaaactgtccactgagaggacagaccctcat ttgtgtgacttcctggagagccactacttggatgaacaagtgaagatgatcaagaagcttggagatcacatcaccaacctgaagagactgggagcccctgagaatggcatgggagtgtacctgtttgacaagcacaGCCTGCATTGA
- the LOC137302361 gene encoding ferritin heavy chain, oocyte isoform-like isoform X2, which produces MASQVCQNYHKECEDGVNKQINMELYSSYVYLSMSYYFDRDDVALRHFAEFFKEQSHEEREHAEKLLKFQNRRGGRIILEDIKKPEQDEWSNGLEVMQRALQMEKNVNQSLLDLHKLSTERTDPHLCDFLESHYLDEQVKMIKKLGDHITNLKRLGAPENGMGVYLFDKHSLH; this is translated from the exons ATGGCCTCCCAAGTGTGtcagaactatcacaaggagtgtgaggatggtgtcaacaagcagatcaatatggagctctattcctcctatgtttatcttTCTATG TCttattactttgaccgggatgatgttgccctgcgtcactttgctgagttcttcaaggagcagtcacatgaggaacgggagcacgctgagaaactgctgaaattccagaatcgGCGTGGGGGCCGAATCATCTTGGAGGACATCAAG aagccagagcaggatgagtggagcaatggtctggaggtgatgcagagagctctgcagatggagaagaatgtgaaccagagtctgctggatctgcacaaactgtccactgagaggacagaccctcat ttgtgtgacttcctggagagccactacttggatgaacaagtgaagatgatcaagaagcttggagatcacatcaccaacctgaagagactgggagcccctgagaatggcatgggagtgtacctgtttgacaagcacaGCCTGCATTGA